Sequence from the Chelonoidis abingdonii isolate Lonesome George chromosome 16, CheloAbing_2.0, whole genome shotgun sequence genome:
AGAAAGGACCCGGCACTGCCTGCAGGGATCCTGGAGCTGGACATGCCCTGGGTCCATCCAGTCCCCCAGGACCCAGGGCAGTCTGCACACCCCATGCCTTGCAGCCCAGTTGCCCTCAGCCAGCAAGTGGGAGTCACCGACCCATTTCTAGGACAAAGGGACTGAGCCCAAGCCGTAGTGCTGTCGCTTACGGTCGGGGACACAAGGGTGGAGCCGTGGGGCGACTGGGCGAGCAGCCCCTTGTGGTGCAGTAGTGCAGGAGGTTTCCAGGGCttggggctgcagcaggcagaGTGGCCGGGCTGCAAAGTCCTGGAATTGCCAGTGTTTCCCTGCAGGAAGTGCAACACCCTCAGTCGGGGCGCGGAGGGGGAGGTGTGGTGGCTGGCAGGCgtggtgggatgtgggggtggCTGGAAGCAGGAGAAGCCCCACCCCAAGGCACAGAGCTGGCAGCACTAGGGAGACTCTCAGGCTGGGCTCACTTTGTTAAGGCCCCAAATGCTTCTGCTCCCATGGCCTCCCCTTGGCAAGGCTCCTGGCACCCCAGCCCCGACATGTCCCCGCTGGTCACCTACTACACAGTGCACTTCTCTGTGTACCTggcaggactgggagtcaggactccagggtttGCTTCTCTGttgtgggtgggagtgggggctagtggttagagccaggcCAGGGCGTCCAGACTTGTgggttcagttctcagctctggCACACTTTTGTGTGTCCGTGGGGCAACCCCAGCCCCGATGTTTGCCCAGCCGTCTGGGTGTGACTGCAGGGGTTGGTACTGACAAGGGGACCTGAGCAGGTCCCATTGGAGGGTGCCTTTTGGCGTGGCTGATGCCCCATGTGTGCCTGGCCCTGGTGAGCAGttcagctccctcctccctgggCCCAATGCCTGCCCTGGCTATGTGGGACAGTTCCGATGGGCCCCAGAGTGCACATAGCCCCGTGCTGTTGGCACGTCCTGGTGGAGTGTGGCTCGCggctgcccaggccctggcttaTGGCCCTTCGCCAGTGGTACATGCCCGCCCCGAGGAATTCCCAGGGGTCAGTGGGAGCCAGGGTCCTTTCAGACCACTTCGGGCCAGGCCCATGTGgtgccccttccctctctcccccagcgctgggctctccTGGGCAACCAGCATCTCTGGCCAGGCCCAGCTTGTGTAACTCCAGCTGCCATCTCTATTTGTCATGTcccagcggctgggctggggctggaactgCAGCTGCCGATGTGGCGGGGCGGCTGCTTGCTCACCCCAACATGCTGCAGCACGCGGAAGGGATGGGCCCACTTggtgcaggagcagcaggaaagtggtgccctggggctgggtgcacGTCCAGGCAGTGGGGCCCTGCGTGTGCGGCTCCGCCTTGCAGCTCCACACCTAACCTGGGCAGACACTGCTGGAACTGCAGAGACCACTGCTTGAGTGCCCAGCCCAACCCACCAGACCCCAGCATCTCCCAGGGCAGCTCCTGTAGCTACCCGGAGAGAGGACAAGGactcagccccagctctgggggccctgggccCAGCTGGGCTTGCTGCCCGGGAGCCCAGAGTCTGATGAGTCATCTGAGGGCTCCCCTGGGGGCTGAGTGACATGGGGATCAGAAGGGGGCTCCTTGCAGTCGGTGCTTGGTGAGCACGGGTGGTGGGGGACAGCATTTGTGTGGCAACAGGGTGTTtctgggggagggtgtggggtAGGGTATATAGATGGTGGTGGGGTGTTTATGGGAGGTGTGGAGAAAGGCCAGAGGGTGTATGGGGGAAGGACATGGAGAGGGTGTATACAGGAAAGGGATGTGGGACATGGTGTATATGAGGTTGTGGTTGCATATGGGGTATGTGGGGACAGTAAGGGGGGTagatgggggtgtgtggatggagggggtggggtggcagggggcgtATAGGGGCATGTGAATGGGGGACATGGGGTGGCAGGGAGTCAATGGGGGGTGTGGGGATGGAGCGGGGATGGATGGGGAGCAAAGGGTGGATGGGGAGAGGGATGGATGGGGGCATGGAGTGGATGGGGAGTGTGAGGACAGGGCATGGGATGGATGGGGGCATGGGGGACGAGGGAATGGGGCGGAACGtgaatgggggaagggaacagGACGGGGTGGATGGGGGTGTGGGTTGGTAAAGGGTGGATGGGGGCATGAgtatggggcagggaggtggataGGAGgcatggggacagggcagggggtatGTGGGGTGGCATGTGGTGGATGGGGTGGGCACTCTGGTGTTCCATAGCCAGTCACTGGGGACAGAGTTGCTGCCATGGAACGACCTGGTCCGTGGGGCTGGGCCCCGCCCTTGTGCCCAGCTGATAATCCCTGAATGTCCATCCCATCCTGGCTCCTGGGGGGCTTGTTGCCATTGGGCCGGTGCTGGGAGAGCGTTGGAGAGGACCAGGACAGCGGATGGGGTGACACGTGTTGGGATGAGGGAGACAGTGATGGGGCTGTTTGAGGCAGGGGATGGTAATGGAGCtttttggggggacagggctgcTGGAGGTGTTGGGATGGTCATGGAGCTGATGGAGGCAGGGCACGGGGCTGTTGGAGGTGTTGGGACAGGTGATGGGGGACGCGGCTGCTGGAGACGGGGGATGGGACTGTTGGAGGTGTCGGGCCCGGTGATGGGGTTGTTGGAGGCGGGGGACGAGGTAGTTGGAGGTGTTGGCAGAGGTGATGGGAGACAGGGTtgatggaggtgggggatggggtcgTCAGGACAGGGGACAGGGCTGTTGGGATTGTTGATGGGTGACAGGGCTGTTGGGACATTGATGGGGCTGATGGAGGTGGGGGACAGGGCAGTTGGTGTGGGAACGGGGCtgatggaggtgggggatggggctatTGGAGGTGTCAGAACGTGATGGGTAGCAGGGCTGTTGGAGATGAGAGATGGAGCTGTTAGGGGGATGGGGCTGATGGGGGTGTCGGgatggctgggggggtggggctgttggAACGTTGATGGGGCTGAtagaggtgggggatggggttgtTGCGAGGGGGACGGGGCTTTTGGAAGTGTTGGAATGGGTGATGGGGCtgatggaggtgggggatggggctggtgGAGCTGTCAGCATGAGTGATGGGTAATAGGGCTGTTGGGAGGACAGGGCTCTTGAGACGGAGCCGGGGCTAATGGATGTGGTGGATGGGGCTGTTGAAGGTGTTGGGACGGGTGATGGGTGACAGAGGTGTTGGAGGTGTCTGGACGGGGTTGATGGTAGCGGGGTATGGGGCTGTTGGAGGTGTTGGGATGAGTGATGGGGCTGTTGGGATGGAGACAGGGCTGATGGAGGTGGGGGACTGGACTGTTGGAGGTGTCGGGATAGGTGACGGGAGACCAGGCTCCTGGGGAGACGGGGTTGTTGGAGGTGTCAGGACGGATGATGGGTGAAAGGGCTTTTGGGGGAATGGGACTGTTGGAGGTGTTGAGATgggtgatgggggcagggctgttgGGCGGATAGGGCtgttgggatggggatggggctgatggaggtgggggatgggccGGCCATGCTGCCCAGGGGGCCAGTGCGGCAGGGCAGTGATGATGTCACCATGTTCCTCTCCCCATAGTTGTGCCTGCGGGCAGCGGGGGACACGCTGCGGGACCAGATGCAGGGCATGATGCGGACTCTGCATGAGCTGAAGCGGGTGCCAGGCCCAGCTCCACAGCTGGGCCTCCCCAAGCCAGCACCAGCTCCCCCTGGGCCCTGCTGGGAGCGGCCTGCAGAGAACCGGGCATCGGCCGTCTCAGAGGCAGACTCTGCCTGCTGCCTGGAGCTagcggaggaggaggagtgcGCGCCACCCGCTAGTGAGAGGAGCCTGGAGTTCGACTCGGGCTACTCGGAGGTGTCAGGGGGCACATGGCGGGAGGAGGGGCCAGTGCTGCGCAGGAACCCCCCGCCCTCCTGCCAGCGGGTACACAGGCTCTCCACAGGGGGCTTCCTCCGCAGCAGCCCTAGCCAGGTCCCTGGCCGGCGGGTCCGGCCCAAGTCCACCTCAGATGCCTGCCTGGAGCAGTGGCGGGTGCTGGAGCCAGTGGACACGCAGGACTGGACTGTGGCACTGCTCTCACAGAGCCGCAACCGGCAGCCGCTCGTGCTGGGTGATAACTGCTTTGCTGACCTGGTGGAGAACTGGATGGACCTGCCTGAGGAGAGTACACTGCCCCGCCGGCTGGCCAAGCCCCACAGCTTCTTGCTCAACCTCTCGGGCAACGTGCGGCGCAAGCTGGCCAGTCTGGCACGCCCCAAGGGCGCAACCGCCCCCCAGTCTGGCCCCAAGCACCTTGGTGGGCGGGCGCAGGGACCCCTCTTCCACCAGTCACATGGTGACGTTGCCAAGCTCACCACAGACTGCACCCGCTTCGCTGCGCTCCTGAACAGCCGCAGCCGACAGCCAATCATCTGCAACGACATCATCGGCTACATTtagccccgcccccagcacattcctgtcccagctctgcatttTTACCCAGCtatgtaaataaacaaacagctttTGTATGGAACGTGTGACTGGAGCCCAtcgcttgggggagagggggcagcgcTGGGCATGGCCAGAACCTGTTATTGGCCCAATGTGCTCTTGTCCTCCCCAGGGACTTTGTGCCAGCTTCACCTGAGTGGCTGCAgcctgcactggggcaggggagggagcctGGCTCACCCAGATGGTGCACACGCAGTGCCCGTACCCACACACACAGAATGATCAATGCATGCACACGTACTCCCCCACAGTGCACGTGCATGCACTGCATGCTGCACAATCATGCTGTACGCACAGGGCACACCCATTTAAATGCtgattttccccccttttccctcGCCAGCTACCAGGGAGCTGCCGGTGCACAGGTGTCAAGCTGTCCTGCCCTTGCCCACCTGAGGCTGCCATGCCCAGCTCCCATGGTTGAGGTGGCACCAGGCTGGGCCCCGATCTATGGCACAGAGTTGGTGCTGGTGCCAGACTGTCCCGAGACTAGGGGGTCCTTGAAACACCTCCAGCCAGGTCCCTCGCTGTCCCAGAGGCTGCCCGGGGAGTGGGGCTATTGAACCTGTTATGCCCCTCCCTATTTCAGCACAAGAATTGCAGCAGGTGAGTTAACGGATGGAGGTATTGCCCAACCCCCCAGAATGAGCAGTCCTCTGGTCCTACTGACAGGGGCAGGAGTTTATTAGCTGTAGGAAGGGGCGGAGGCAGGCCTCACTCCTAGGGCGCCCATCTACATCCTGGGCTTTCCACTGCAAGGCTGGTGAGAAGGGGGCCAGCGTCCCACTGAATATCTCAGGGGCCCCTATAGCGTACAGCCGAACGCCCGCTGCCTGTCTGTGCCCAGGAAGGCACCCGGCAGCAGGCTTCACTCAGCCACAGGGCAGCCAAACATGCACGGGCGGTAAGACGTCGTCATCCTGTTGGTCCTCGCAGACCAGGTCCAGCACCAGGATCCGGGGGGGCGGCCAGGCTGCTCCAGGGGGGCCGCCCACCAGCTGCGTCAGTCTAGGGAAGGGGAAGGATGAATAAGCCATGGGACATCCAGCAGGAGCCAGGCCCAGTGTATGTGCCCAGAGGCTGTGCCAGTCAAAGCCCTGGCGACCATCAGTGGAGACCTGGCAGTGCCAGTGAGcaaagtcctggctggggagggggctggggtccAACCACCCAAAGCCAGGTTTGAAGAGCCCCTCTGTGTGGGTGTCCAGCTGGCCTGCCCAGGGCAACAGCCCAACCTCTGAGTGACTCCCCATGCCAGGCCTGCGGGGGTCGGTCCCTGCCCCTTGCCAGGCTCCCCTAGCCCCACCCACCCTGTGCTGAtcctggccccagtcctgctcctcaCTGAGCCCGGGGCACTGGCAGGGGTCTTTGGCTGGAGGAGCTCCCGTGCCCAGGCCTGCCAGCAAGGGGCCAGGCAGGGGTCCTGATGCAGGAAGCAGGATGTTTACCCAGTGGTCAGACTGGCTGGGAGCCAGTGATGCAGCTGTCAGAGGAGCGGGGAGCTGGAGTCCTGgtgagtgggggaggagcagTAGGGGGGAGAGCTGGAGCCCtggatgggaggaggggcaggagggagctggagtCCTGGCgactggcaggggaggggcagtgggttATGCAGGAGCTGGTAGCCGGGGAGCTGGTGCTGGTCCCCAGCacctcactggggatgggggctCATGGGGTGATGCCCCCTGCTACAGGCCCATCAGTCCCCTGCAGAAGgagggcagccagcccagggccaGAGGGGAGCCGACTGCCAGCCCAGATGCCCAGGACAATGCCTACCTGCGGGCGAGCTGTGC
This genomic interval carries:
- the INKA1 gene encoding PAK4-inhibitor INKA1 isoform X1 gives rise to the protein MRRARLDASLGRLRAEVLCLRAAGDTLRDQMQGMMRTLHELKRVPGPAPQLGLPKPAPAPPGPCWERPAENRASAVSEADSACCLELAEEEECAPPASERSLEFDSGYSEVSGGTWREEGPVLRRNPPPSCQRVHRLSTGGFLRSSPSQVPGRRVRPKSTSDACLEQWRVLEPVDTQDWTVALLSQSRNRQPLVLGDNCFADLVENWMDLPEESTLPRRLAKPHSFLLNLSGNVRRKLASLARPKGATAPQSGPKHLGGRAQGPLFHQSHGDVAKLTTDCTRFAALLNSRSRQPIICNDIIGYI
- the INKA1 gene encoding PAK4-inhibitor INKA1 isoform X2; the protein is MQGMMRTLHELKRVPGPAPQLGLPKPAPAPPGPCWERPAENRASAVSEADSACCLELAEEEECAPPASERSLEFDSGYSEVSGGTWREEGPVLRRNPPPSCQRVHRLSTGGFLRSSPSQVPGRRVRPKSTSDACLEQWRVLEPVDTQDWTVALLSQSRNRQPLVLGDNCFADLVENWMDLPEESTLPRRLAKPHSFLLNLSGNVRRKLASLARPKGATAPQSGPKHLGGRAQGPLFHQSHGDVAKLTTDCTRFAALLNSRSRQPIICNDIIGYI